One Silene latifolia isolate original U9 population chromosome 4, ASM4854445v1, whole genome shotgun sequence DNA segment encodes these proteins:
- the LOC141653918 gene encoding uncharacterized protein LOC141653918: MKPWYFWRKQGSKRFVIDNDSKPVDIFWDLRSAKFTNGETEPSSDYYVAVLFDGEVVLLAGDMRNDAFKKTGCGPGIIEPTLVSKKEHVFGKRRFFTKAKFHDKGTFHDILITCKNNNNGNVNQVENGSGPEMECQTGRARQGFMSNPVYVTVVHYD, from the exons ATGAAGCCATGGTACTTTTGGAGGAAACAAGGATCGAAACGTTTCGTAATTGACAACGATTCGAAACCCGTAGATATTTTCTGGGACTTGAGATCAGCTAAATTCACTAATGGTGAAACCGAGCCTAGTTCGGATTACTACGTTGCCGTTTTATTCGATGGTGAAGTCGTTTTGTTAGCTGGTGACATGCGAAACGACGCGTTTAAGAAAACGGGCTGTGGGCCCGGGATTATTGAACCTACCTTGGTGTCTAAGAAAGAGCATGTTTTTGGTAAAAGACGTTTTTTTACTAAGGCTAAATTTCATGATAAGGGTACATTTCATGACATTTTAATTACATGcaagaataataataatgggAATGTTAATCAGGTCGAAAACGGGTCGGGTCCGGAAATGGAG TGTCAGACTGGCAGAGCTAGGCAGGGGTTTATGTCAAATCCTGTTTATGTCACTGTTGTACATTATGATTAA